Below is a window of Ornithodoros turicata isolate Travis chromosome 7, ASM3712646v1, whole genome shotgun sequence DNA.
tggtagacagactgaaaccgaaacaaggcGGAAGGTTGGGtcccacgaacgggcacttgttcgctgcctcctattgaaagaaaagtaggaccgaaggtctcgtccctttcagggaccatcgtaatccccataagaccgtggctttcgggagcaaccttgttcgcccctagcttcgagcgtagttcagctctaccaaattggtggcgctgtcgaacactatgacgtcatttgtttacaaacagggagaggtctattcgtcCTCCGTCCCTGCGTTGTAACCTGCTACTCAAACTCAAGGAGGTGCTGCCGTCCGAGGTTCTAATGTTCTAAGAAGCGATATGTGATCCTGAATATTAGGGGGTACAGTGGTAGAGGCCTTCGAGATTTCGAAACTTGTCATTTTATTCCGGTTCCTGCACCattgaccacggtatcgaaaatcccacgcgaaattcCGAAATTCCCTCTCTGCAAagacgagaaaacgtcactctctaagaaccaatgaggacGCGAACCTTGAGAAAAGGTAAGCGTCTGGACGTCTGGActgcgcctttcctcctctcagcGCCacgctctcactcctccgcttaggggagtgacgtcacgccgccggagcttctgcggccgtcgaagcagcgctgatcttaaATTCGTTTAAAATCGATGTAAAATCAGttgcacttttcggacgaaaaaaatagccgggtACAGATTGTCAGCCGACGCCGAACACAGTGGCGTCGGCTTCATAGATGAGTTTCCGGATGTGACCGTCCCTAAAAAGGAGGTTCTTTAAGATGGcatttttttgttatttctaCTTTCTAAAGATAAAAAAACTCGTTCTCTCGTCCTTGGAGGCGAAGCCTGGATCATGAGTGATGCCATCGATGGAACAAACATCATCAGCCAGGCATGGTATATCAAATTATATCCAACACTGGAAGGAAGctgtttgctgtgaaataattcgtTTCAGGACACGTTCTTCCGCAGCTGCTGAGAAGTTGTGGAACCCTGACGGGGGTTCTGCAGACTCTCCCGATGTTGCTGACCGGCTCCACAATTTCCGCTGTTTCATGCTACAGTAAGACATTTTGCCCCCTCTATAGTGACTGTGAATAATAACGTACTACTTCATGAATTTACTACACTATCTTTGCAAACTCTCTGTGTAACCTATCTTTACAGGCGAGGGTATCCTGCATCGCCTATACGATTTGGTTTCTGCCCATGCGACATCAAGTTTTAGATGTATATACGTACCATACACAGCAAATAATAAAATAAGAGCAGAAGATGAATAAAGATGTGAATGAATATAACACTTCGTACTGTGTCAGAGGGACACAGGTTACACTTTCCTAAGCCCTCTCGAGACAGGGCGGGCGCTCATGCAAACACCTCGTCTCAGGTAAATGTTACGgttatagacctctacccgagaaacgtcgtgagttggtagacagactggaaccgaaacaaatcggaaggggagggctgagttccacgaatgggcacttgttcgctgcctcctattgaaagaaaagtaggaccgaaggtcgggtccctttcagggaccatcgtaatcccctcaagaccgtggctttcgggcacgaccatgttcgcccctagcttcgagcgtagttcaactctaccaaattggtggcgctgtcgaacactatgacgtcatttgtttactcAAACAAGCAGAGGTCTATTCGAAGGTGTTCTGCAGAGCCTGCATCCTTTGTTCCCACTCTCTCATATGGCACCCGATATGGTTGTGGCCGGCGAGCGGGAGTGTCTCCATGGGATCGTACCAACCATACCCTGGGACCAGGGGCGGCGGAAAACGGGGGTTACTGGAGACCCCTGAATTTGTGAAGGGGTCGCAAAATTGCCATGGAGGTGAGGCGCCAAAGTGTTATCTCAGGTGCCGCTCGATCAAATtgccagcatagtcgatgcttTGTCGGTTGATGCGGCAGAACTCACGACGACATGACCTGAAAGTGTTCACGGGTTCCAGGATCTTTTACACAACTTTCAGTGTCATATGTGCTGTAGAAACGAAAGCTGCACCCCACAGCGCGGGTGCATATACAATTCCAGGCTCTCTGGTTCTCGACCGCGGTGACAGCCTTCGACCCAATAAAGAGTTGGATGTTGTAGGCATAGCTGCACCATGCCTATTCTTCGCCAGCACGGGCGGTCAAACGGTGGAGGGCAGGGGTGCTGGTTGGGGTCCCCCTGAATTCATGCGCCGCCCCTGCATAGGACCATACCAACGCGCCCAGATCCTCACGCTTGTCGAGTTtctagtttctttttcttcacaggGGGCATTATCGATAAACATGTGCCCGCGTAAGCatgtacaccccccccccccccggaggtCGATTTCTGGGGCCAGTGCTGGGGCTTGCATATTGCCAAGGTGCACTGGCGGCAAGGTGTTCCAGTGCTTCACATCTGAATAAAATGTGCTCTGTGTCTTCCACCTCCTCTCCACAGAGTAGACACCAGGGGCATGCCAATCTTCAAAGAGTTCATGTATTCTCTTTTGGGTGAGCAGGGGTCCTGTACTCTGTCACCGGTGTTGGTGTCTGCTTGTAGACTGCATATTCCTCCAGGCTTTTCTTTTTGGGCATTGCTTCCCTACAGAGTATTATCTCCCAGAACACAGCAATCCATGGGACGTTCCACAGATATTGTCCTGGGAGATTGGGATATCCATGGTACATGACCATTTTGAGTATGTTCGTCTgcaggacatcctgaggacatccaGGTGGCCGCATTTCTCGAATTTTGTGGATATCTTAGGGACATCACGTGGATGTGACTTATGTGGGGCATGTATGAAATGATTGCTTGATTTGTGATTTTCATTAGGCAAATGCAAATTTTAAACGGTTTCGGGTTCATGAACTCAGCACCTTTAAAAATGCACGCCATCAGaatttttcaattttaattgTTAGTTTCTTGCATTTCCCATAACATATCCCTCAACATATATAGAGGTTGAAGAGCATTGGCCAGAGGGGTTCAGCACCTCCCAAACAAATCAGTAGATGGCACCACTTCACAAGAATTCACAAGGAACACTCCCTgctctcctcaaatcaggaCCATATCAGTGCAGTGAGGTATGGCCATTATAAGATCAATGACGACATTGAACAATGCAGTTTAATGAAGGTTTCTATTTACAATCTACAGACCAGCTGTACATGTATAAAACCCTgctgttaaaaataaaaatataaaattatATACAATATATACAAAATGTACAGGGGTGGGTATGACCCATCAGCCAAGGTGCCATGCCCACCCAGCAACGGTAAGCATACCACTATCACAAACGGCGTAGGCTCTTCCTGGAGGTCTTGCTGCCTATGAATGTCTTTACATCGTTGCATCCCTTTGTCAAATAAACTGGACAGAGTTTGCGACCACACATTTCAGACTTGCACACTCCTTCTCCCGTTTTCCTGGACACTCTGCTTGGATAGCCACAAGTGGGACATGGTCGATGTATTTCGTCCTCTTCTAAATTTGCTGCTTCCTGAGAAAGAATATGTGCAGCCGAATAAATATCACGATCACATTGACGCGTGCATTCTAACAAGGTGAAGTGCTACAAACATTGGTGCACATGAGTGCCTACTAATCTCGAAGTATTTCTACTAGACTGCTTCTTATAAGACAACACCATATGGAGAGCCAGAACTCACTCTGCATTTCATTTGCAAACAAGGGCACCTTACCTCCACAAATATTTGGAACCGTGTTTTAGGGACGTGGGCGACAGATTTCGTTGCTCGCTCATGGGGGGAAAGTGAGTTTGAGGGCGTCAGAACAGAGACGTCCTCGGACCTCTCTCTCTGGATCTTCTTGGATGGAAGATTTTCCTAGTCCGAATAACATGAACAGTTCAAGTGAACAAACAAATATGAACAAATGCAAAAGGACTTGAACAGTGCTCaccacaatttttttaaaatttgttTTTCAGACACAGAAACaaagttcgaggtaactcgttagtGTAACcaagttccttttcttggtaacttgtaacttaactcggtagtTTTGCGCCGTAGTACCTTTcggaggaactcgtttctttttcaggtaactttgcgaAAGTAACTGAAGcaaagttccaagttacttttaatacgcttttcactcacgtccacgtattttcttgctttctctccggttctttcatagcattttatgccataaaatgtgatattcaatcaacgacagtattctattcaaaaagtaagaaccgctgtcattgaaatgaggctgaaccattgtgcgcccacagggagcaagatgcaaagcgtttgacttgttggacataaacgaaaacaatcaaagtgtgttgcactcctccgcaggcaactcaactgctcacgtgcGCTGcccctgtgtagtgctattttgtgtccgaagtaacttggaagtaactcattctgcgtaactccgtaactgcgagttacatttcaggctgaagaactttgttattaactctgttatatttttcacacggtaacttaacttgtaacaaGCTCTTTTTGGCGGGTAACTTCTCCATCTGTGGACAGAAATACCTGGCAAGTCTGTAGCTGACCTCTCCTGCAATAATGCTATTCAAAGGACGATGAACCCTCCCCAGTAGATGTCACACATGTAGCCAGGGTTGTAGCTAGGGGGCTTACCAAcaaggtgtcgaaccgaaaccgaaCAGAAAACCGGATCTGAACCGCTGTGTTTTTTTCTAACAAGAACTCATCcggtttttaatttttttttttgtttgccaTTTCAGAACTGAACCTGAACTAATGAAAGTACTGCTCCGAACCGGTTCGGCAAACGGTAAGCTTTGATGATATGAAAGGTGTGACGGACACCCTAGGTTAGGGCTCTGTGTCATATGCTGCaaatttttttcaaaattcCATCTACACGCGAATGGGGGTATTCGATCCTCGTAATCCTTTTGGTCATGCTTGCTCACATAATTTTCTTACTACTTCTGCTTGCATTCAACAATGCATGCACATTATCATCAACGCATCATGCGTATCTTGAATAGATAAATATGTGCGCGATGTCAAAATGCTGCTGACTAAATGTGTTCTCGGAAAAGCTTGCATCCTGTTCCGTACACTTCAACGTATTACCAGCGAATGTTGGCACTTCGCAGAGCTTTCTCTGCAGTGCACCGATCCATTATGAACCCAAAATGAACCGGTTCTATTAGTTATTTTGGCGCTCCAGAACTGAACTGGAATAGAACCAAAATCCATGAACCAAACAGGTAAATTTTTCGGTTCAACACCCTGCTTACCAGATAAAGTCATCTTTCCTGTCTGTCTCAACGAACCAGTTCCTAGTGAACACTGTCCATGTTCATTCAAAGTGTTTTACATACGCAGTTGAACCCACAAATGAAGGGTAGGGTTTCTCAACATAATACAATGATCACCATTGGATACATTTCCTTAGTTTACAATAAAGCGGTAAATGATTCCGCATACCCTGTTGGTCTCGAAGTCGTCCCTCTGTGCCCTGATGTACTGTCGCCACCGCTTTGTAGCAGCTTTCACGGTTGCACATGCACATCTCCATGCACCACTTGTTCGACAGACTGTTCCAAGCTCCTGCCCAGAGAGATGAGCGAGGATGCATGACAAGGCAGGAGTTAGCCCTTGCAGTTCCCTTAAAAAATCCACCCTTCTGACACCAGGCCATTTTTCGGTAGCACTGCAGTTGTTCCTGAAATGACATTGTATATATTTGGAATTAGGGGATCCGTGCTCAGAAATATACAGGGAcatgttagagcaaacaccctgtatatggcatACTGGAATCAATGTAGAATCGCGAAAAGGGCATTCCGTTTGGTGGTCTTATGTATCAATAAATCCTGCCCGACAGTAACTATTGGGCTGC
It encodes the following:
- the LOC135399971 gene encoding F-box only protein 43-like isoform X2, with the translated sequence MESTPARVASKEEQAVGNTSLAHSCSPDSAYASFALNASLDNVQSTSSGIPPISEQVSSQLDAQSGCSQDNPVLDTQNNCSATEKWPGVRRVDFLRELQGLTPALSCILAHLSGQELGTVCRTSGAWRCACATVKAATKRWRQYIRAQRDDFETNRENLPSKKIQRERSEDVSVLTPSNSLSPHERATKSVAHVPKTRFQIFVEEAANLEEDEIHRPCPTCGYPSRVSRKTGEGVCKSEMCGRKLCPVYLTKGCNDVKTFIGSKTSRKSLRRL
- the LOC135399971 gene encoding F-box only protein 43-like isoform X1, giving the protein MTPATLTLTPRLHGIFCERRMESTPARVASKEEQAVGNTSLAHSCSPDSAYASFALNASLDNVQSTSSGIPPISEQVSSQLDAQSGCSQDNPVLDTQNNCSATEKWPGVRRVDFLRELQGLTPALSCILAHLSGQELGTVCRTSGAWRCACATVKAATKRWRQYIRAQRDDFETNRENLPSKKIQRERSEDVSVLTPSNSLSPHERATKSVAHVPKTRFQIFVEEAANLEEDEIHRPCPTCGYPSRVSRKTGEGVCKSEMCGRKLCPVYLTKGCNDVKTFIGSKTSRKSLRRL